A genomic segment from Yimella sp. cx-51 encodes:
- the secD gene encoding protein translocase subunit SecD, translating to MATRTRRAPAGKPKRTLFLLLLIIAALFGGIAATTVWGNPKGQWTPKLGLDLEGGRQVVLEPVLGAGQTVNAGQVNQAVSIIRQRVDGSGVAEAEVSTLGDRSIVVAIPGNPSKEILDSLAQSSQLMIRAVIQASQPTADQAAQPTLPLPPSAPASTSASPSASTPATSSPAATSSPTSQATQSPASSSAPKASSTSANAPFPEAYAAAAESTPPAAPTATPSAQPTLPGAPTASATPQTAPGEPTSPSDTAWASKPVSDFWIKQGLAKKGETYTNLLQALSCTNSNAKAGPTAAQWREASAQAPSTEPTVACTKEGNETLLLGPVEVQGAWITDASFGQRTNQQGIATGEVGVNLEFNDRGKAAFGKMTQRISVLQGDQNRSAITVDGVVISAPTTSSAINDGRAEISGGFTADSAKTLADQLKFGALPVSFKELTSDQISPQLGADQLQKGLLAGLIGMLLVVLYSLLQYRALGLVTVASLIVAAVLSYGAVTFLGYANNFRLTMAGITGLIVSIGITADSFIVYFERVRDEVRSGRPLRTAVETGWARAKRTIIISDAVNFLAAAVLYVLSESSVKAFAFTLGVTTLIDLVVVMMFTHPMLSLLARTKFFGNGHNWSGFSPERLGASGVTYAGRGRVTIADRKAAAAAEGAL from the coding sequence AGGTCGTGCTCGAACCCGTGTTGGGCGCTGGCCAAACGGTGAACGCCGGACAGGTCAACCAGGCCGTGAGCATCATCCGTCAACGTGTCGATGGTTCCGGTGTCGCCGAGGCCGAGGTCAGCACGCTGGGTGACCGCAGCATCGTCGTGGCGATTCCGGGAAACCCGTCCAAGGAGATCCTCGATTCGCTGGCGCAGTCGTCGCAGTTGATGATCCGTGCGGTCATCCAGGCGAGCCAGCCGACCGCCGATCAGGCGGCACAGCCGACGCTGCCGTTGCCGCCAAGCGCTCCCGCGAGCACGTCGGCGTCGCCGAGCGCGTCCACGCCTGCCACCTCGTCGCCGGCCGCCACCAGCAGCCCGACCTCGCAGGCCACCCAATCACCAGCGTCCTCCAGCGCCCCCAAGGCGTCCTCCACCAGCGCCAACGCGCCGTTCCCGGAGGCCTACGCCGCGGCTGCCGAATCGACCCCTCCGGCCGCTCCGACTGCTACGCCGTCGGCGCAGCCCACGCTGCCGGGAGCGCCGACCGCTTCGGCCACCCCGCAGACCGCGCCCGGCGAGCCCACCAGCCCCTCCGACACCGCGTGGGCGTCCAAGCCGGTCAGTGATTTCTGGATCAAGCAGGGTCTGGCCAAGAAGGGCGAGACCTACACCAACCTGCTCCAGGCACTCAGCTGCACCAACTCCAACGCCAAGGCCGGCCCGACCGCCGCGCAGTGGCGTGAGGCCTCTGCCCAGGCACCCTCCACCGAGCCGACGGTCGCCTGCACCAAAGAAGGCAACGAGACCCTCCTGCTCGGCCCGGTCGAGGTGCAGGGCGCCTGGATCACCGATGCCTCCTTCGGTCAGCGCACCAACCAGCAGGGCATCGCCACCGGCGAGGTGGGCGTCAACCTGGAGTTCAACGACAGGGGCAAGGCCGCCTTCGGCAAGATGACCCAGCGCATCTCGGTGCTGCAGGGCGACCAGAACCGTTCGGCCATCACCGTCGACGGCGTCGTGATCTCGGCCCCCACCACCAGCAGCGCGATCAACGACGGCCGCGCCGAGATCAGCGGTGGATTCACTGCTGACAGCGCTAAGACTCTCGCCGACCAGTTGAAGTTCGGTGCTCTTCCGGTGAGCTTCAAGGAGCTCACCTCCGACCAGATCAGCCCGCAGCTGGGCGCCGACCAGTTGCAGAAGGGCCTGCTCGCCGGCCTGATCGGCATGCTGCTCGTCGTCCTCTACTCGCTGCTGCAGTACCGTGCGCTCGGCCTGGTCACCGTCGCATCGTTGATCGTGGCCGCCGTGCTGAGCTACGGCGCCGTCACCTTCCTGGGCTACGCGAACAACTTCCGACTCACCATGGCCGGCATCACCGGACTCATCGTGTCGATCGGTATCACCGCGGACAGCTTCATCGTCTACTTCGAACGAGTACGCGATGAAGTCAGATCAGGACGTCCACTCCGGACTGCGGTTGAGACCGGTTGGGCCCGCGCCAAGCGCACGATCATCATTTCGGACGCCGTCAACTTCCTCGCCGCCGCCGTGCTCTACGTGCTGTCGGAGTCGAGCGTCAAGGCGTTCGCGTTCACCCTCGGTGTCACCACGCTGATCGACCTCGTCGTCGTCATGATGTTCACCCATCCGATGCTCAGCCTGCTGGCCCGCACGAAGTTCTTCGGCAACGGTCACAACTGGTCCGGTTTCAGCCCGGAGCGCCTGGGCGCGAGCGGCGTCACGTACGCAGGTCGAGGCCGCGTCACGATCGCCGACCGCAAGGCCGCGGCTGCCGCGGAAGGAGCGCTGTAA